The proteins below are encoded in one region of Streptomyces sp. NBC_00490:
- a CDS encoding stealth family protein, translating into MAAATPQGRRSSSAVAVSGLAVRRGFEDSALLRLYRRAVPGRIRRAVVARTSVAARARMKRQVAVVPLARHLLGTVRATWLRRARPRLSEGADREVRLVRDVPKVVIVQSDVSPLAARNANAASVCQAFEQAGIDYFRVRGRSNTAAAVAVCADDRRAVVRALQRACRERPGYVCSLDTRWQERRSTRPGFTHGSWRWLSFADTIRVTWYHSDPRGQLTLGPKYGCDVEFWTGEGDLLRAPRPNRKADQVRRNDLAVYASDSLFTWLTPAGTVPPRVRTRREFARPAPDDIRFPVDVVYTWVDGCDPQWLSRRSACTGPGYHDEAANAARYLNRDELRYSLRSLHLYAPWVRTVYLVTDEQTPSWLEAGVPGLRVVSHKEIFSDPRLLPTFNSHAIESQLHHIDGLSEHFLYFNDDVFLGRPTTPQDFFLANGLTKFFPSTVLIPSGPPCADDVPVAAAGKNNRALIEATFGTVINQKMKHTPHALRRSVLYEIEERFPMQHHATASHRLRSPDDLSIVSSLHHYYAFHTARAVPGRLRYTYLDLTHPALAARLGTLLARRDRLVFCLNDTVSGEHDLPAQQAELTSFLEAYFPVPGPYEDRHDVR; encoded by the coding sequence ATGGCTGCTGCCACGCCCCAGGGGCGTAGGTCGTCTTCGGCCGTGGCTGTATCAGGGCTCGCGGTCCGCCGCGGCTTTGAGGATTCCGCGCTGCTGCGCCTGTACCGGCGCGCCGTGCCCGGTCGCATCAGGCGGGCCGTCGTGGCCCGGACGTCCGTCGCGGCCCGCGCCCGGATGAAGCGGCAGGTGGCAGTGGTACCGCTTGCACGGCACCTGCTGGGCACGGTGCGGGCGACCTGGCTGCGACGCGCACGGCCCAGGCTGAGCGAGGGCGCTGACCGGGAGGTGCGACTGGTGCGGGACGTCCCCAAGGTGGTCATCGTGCAGAGCGACGTGTCACCCCTCGCCGCCCGCAACGCCAACGCGGCATCGGTATGCCAGGCGTTCGAGCAGGCGGGCATCGACTATTTCCGGGTCCGCGGCCGCAGCAACACTGCGGCGGCCGTCGCGGTCTGTGCCGACGACCGCAGGGCCGTGGTGCGCGCCTTGCAGCGGGCCTGCCGGGAGCGGCCCGGTTACGTCTGCTCGCTGGACACGCGATGGCAGGAACGGCGTTCCACCAGGCCGGGGTTCACACACGGTTCCTGGCGATGGCTCTCCTTCGCCGACACCATCCGCGTGACGTGGTACCACAGTGACCCGCGAGGGCAGCTGACGCTGGGCCCCAAATACGGCTGCGACGTGGAGTTCTGGACCGGGGAAGGGGACCTGCTCCGCGCCCCGCGGCCCAACCGCAAGGCCGACCAGGTGCGGCGCAACGACTTGGCGGTGTACGCCTCCGACTCGCTGTTCACGTGGCTCACACCCGCCGGAACCGTACCGCCGAGAGTGCGCACCCGTCGGGAGTTCGCCCGCCCGGCACCCGACGACATCCGCTTCCCCGTGGACGTCGTATACACATGGGTCGACGGCTGTGACCCGCAGTGGCTGAGCCGCCGATCGGCGTGTACCGGGCCGGGTTACCACGACGAAGCCGCGAACGCGGCCCGCTACCTCAACCGTGACGAACTGCGCTACTCCCTGCGTTCCCTCCATCTGTACGCGCCCTGGGTACGCACCGTCTACCTGGTCACGGACGAGCAAACACCGTCATGGCTGGAGGCGGGCGTGCCTGGTCTCCGCGTCGTCAGCCACAAGGAGATCTTCAGTGACCCCCGCCTGCTGCCCACCTTCAACTCCCATGCCATTGAGAGCCAGTTGCACCACATCGACGGTCTGTCCGAGCACTTCCTGTACTTCAACGACGACGTGTTCCTCGGCAGGCCGACGACCCCGCAGGACTTCTTTCTCGCCAACGGCCTGACCAAGTTCTTTCCCTCGACGGTCCTCATCCCGTCGGGTCCGCCCTGTGCGGACGACGTGCCCGTTGCGGCAGCGGGCAAGAACAACCGCGCTCTGATCGAGGCGACCTTCGGCACAGTGATCAACCAGAAGATGAAGCACACCCCGCACGCACTGCGGCGCAGCGTCCTGTACGAGATCGAGGAAAGATTCCCCATGCAGCACCACGCCACCGCGAGTCACCGGTTGCGCAGCCCCGACGACCTGTCGATCGTTTCGTCCCTGCACCACTACTACGCCTTCCACACCGCCCGCGCGGTGCCGGGCCGCCTGCGCTACACCTACCTCGACCTCACCCACCCCGCTCTTGCAGCCCGTCTGGGTACCCTGCTCGCCCGGCGGGACCGCCTCGTCTTCTGTCTGAACGACACGGTCTCCGGTGAACATGACCTGCCCGCTCAGCAGGCTGAGCTGACGTCGTTCCTTGAGGCGTACTTCCCCGTCCCGGGCCCGTACGAAGACCGGCACGACGTTCGGTGA
- a CDS encoding helix-turn-helix transcriptional regulator: MVDSLTSPRVSSIYGHGRGNLPCGPRSRGGGAAEPPPEQKVLTVCQYRRSIGEGGSGFRMLIARELELVALKIAVRDSAAGRARTIFVEGPVGCGKTELLEALAELSSDAGAIVLRATGMPSEESVPLGLVRQLVHSEALPPETKTRLERVLDEEEGTTGPGLPDGTAQGRGAGMQRFWATLRTVARDRLVVIGIDDLQHADSASLQYLLHIAGRSRTSRLLMVFTEALYYRQQDTAYRTEFLRQPNFRRIRLGCLGPDAVARFLAHHQSRLPVREETAEEFYAVTRGNPLLLRALQEERGTAAGASGCLDPAPGETFAHAVLTCLDRSGPTAAKVADGLAVLGAASTLDLLSRLCRLPRTLAAQGLRALHAAGVVDDCDFQHPAVSSQVLDGMDPEHRQQLHRRAATLLYADGARASAVAPHLLALERVSESWAAAVLCDAAEEALADDEDGVAVACLDLAHRVCDEPGRRIEIKVRTSVILRRNHPSAAETAAEELLGAVRAGQAPPRYTTAIADLFLAHRRLEEAYEVLVRGPQGAGVASAAVGLARAAGGAAPVDHAAAGQAAAGQDRGTGGALMTSIVERRYPWTDGRLGGIPHQGGEVRVLPARPGSESLLSRAGQPWRLLLGPRRGDFATAAEEMLQRSALTDATMEPITSAIKCLLFSGRTEQARHWCDVLLKHTARRGAGGWYAMIAGLRAEVALAQGNPEEAERCIDAGLDRLAERKRSVLACGLIAVQVMAQTAMGKYEAGARKLNEPVSQALYASAYGLTYLRARGHYHLATNRLDAALDDFTAVGRTTQRWGLDQPVWVPWRSDLAEALLGTGECKEAERLLLEQISRLDDANPRIHGISLRLLAEASAPGERLGLLTRAVAQLRQSGDRLELARALCDLGETHKRLGDLGQAAMASRRAWELARECGAEPLCARIRLEHGEAGWGTGPEKTLVDTREAKLSDSEKRVAALAACGYTNRDISSQLYITVSTVEQHLTRVYRKLKIGGRQQLPIDLQFDLSETA; encoded by the coding sequence ATGGTTGACAGTCTGACGAGCCCGAGGGTTTCATCGATCTATGGACACGGGCGGGGGAATCTGCCGTGCGGACCTCGGTCTCGTGGAGGCGGAGCGGCCGAACCGCCGCCGGAGCAGAAGGTATTGACGGTCTGTCAGTACCGCCGGTCCATCGGTGAAGGGGGATCCGGATTTCGTATGCTGATAGCCAGGGAATTAGAACTCGTCGCACTGAAAATAGCTGTGCGGGACAGTGCGGCGGGACGGGCGAGAACTATTTTCGTCGAAGGACCTGTGGGATGTGGCAAAACCGAGCTTCTGGAAGCCCTGGCGGAATTGTCGAGTGACGCGGGGGCGATTGTTCTCCGGGCCACCGGAATGCCGTCGGAGGAGAGCGTTCCGCTGGGATTGGTGAGGCAACTCGTCCACAGCGAAGCACTGCCACCCGAGACCAAGACCCGGCTCGAGCGCGTGCTGGACGAGGAAGAGGGAACAACCGGCCCCGGGCTGCCCGACGGGACGGCTCAGGGCAGGGGCGCGGGGATGCAGAGGTTCTGGGCCACGCTGCGCACCGTCGCGCGCGACCGGCTCGTCGTCATCGGAATCGACGACCTCCAGCACGCCGACAGCGCCTCCCTGCAATACCTGCTCCACATAGCGGGCCGCTCGCGTACCAGCCGGCTGCTGATGGTGTTCACGGAAGCCCTTTACTACCGGCAGCAGGACACCGCGTACCGCACCGAATTCCTGCGCCAGCCGAACTTCCGCAGGATCCGCCTGGGATGCCTCGGTCCCGACGCGGTGGCCCGATTCCTCGCCCACCACCAGTCCCGGCTGCCGGTGCGGGAGGAAACGGCGGAGGAGTTCTACGCCGTGACCCGGGGCAATCCGCTGCTGCTGCGCGCCCTGCAGGAGGAGCGCGGAACGGCGGCGGGTGCGTCCGGCTGTCTGGACCCCGCGCCCGGGGAAACGTTTGCCCACGCCGTCCTCACCTGCCTGGACCGCAGCGGGCCCACGGCCGCCAAGGTCGCCGACGGACTGGCCGTCCTCGGCGCGGCCAGCACCCTCGATCTGCTCAGCCGCTTGTGCCGGCTGCCCCGCACCTTGGCCGCCCAGGGCCTGCGCGCCCTGCACGCCGCCGGTGTGGTCGACGACTGCGACTTCCAGCACCCGGCGGTCAGCAGCCAGGTCCTGGACGGCATGGACCCCGAGCACCGTCAGCAGCTCCACCGCAGGGCGGCCACCCTGCTGTACGCCGACGGCGCCCGGGCCTCGGCCGTCGCTCCCCACCTGCTGGCGCTGGAGCGGGTCAGCGAGTCGTGGGCGGCCGCGGTCCTGTGCGACGCCGCGGAGGAGGCGCTCGCCGACGACGAGGACGGCGTGGCCGTGGCCTGCCTGGACCTGGCCCACCGCGTCTGCGACGAGCCCGGCCGGCGCATCGAGATCAAGGTGCGTACCTCGGTCATCCTGCGGCGCAACCACCCCTCCGCCGCGGAGACGGCCGCCGAGGAACTGCTCGGGGCCGTACGGGCGGGCCAGGCACCGCCGCGGTACACGACGGCGATCGCGGACCTGTTCCTGGCGCACCGGCGGCTCGAGGAGGCGTACGAGGTGCTCGTCCGCGGGCCCCAGGGCGCCGGCGTGGCGTCCGCGGCCGTCGGGCTCGCCCGTGCCGCCGGCGGCGCCGCGCCCGTCGACCACGCCGCCGCCGGGCAGGCCGCCGCCGGGCAGGACCGGGGCACGGGAGGTGCCCTGATGACCTCCATCGTGGAACGCCGCTATCCGTGGACGGACGGCCGGCTGGGCGGCATCCCGCACCAGGGCGGCGAGGTGCGGGTCCTCCCGGCCCGGCCGGGGAGCGAGTCGCTGCTCTCCCGGGCCGGCCAGCCGTGGAGGCTGCTCCTCGGCCCCCGGCGCGGCGACTTCGCCACCGCGGCCGAGGAGATGCTGCAGCGCTCCGCGCTCACTGACGCCACGATGGAGCCCATCACCAGCGCCATCAAGTGCCTGCTGTTCTCCGGGAGGACGGAACAGGCCCGCCACTGGTGCGACGTGCTCCTCAAGCACACCGCCCGCCGCGGCGCGGGCGGCTGGTACGCCATGATCGCCGGGTTGCGCGCCGAGGTCGCCCTCGCGCAGGGGAACCCCGAGGAGGCCGAGCGCTGCATCGACGCGGGGCTGGACCGCCTCGCCGAACGCAAACGCAGCGTCCTGGCCTGCGGCCTGATCGCCGTCCAGGTGATGGCCCAGACCGCCATGGGCAAGTACGAGGCCGGCGCCCGCAAGCTCAACGAGCCCGTCTCGCAGGCGCTGTACGCGAGCGCCTACGGACTGACGTACCTGCGGGCCCGGGGCCACTACCACCTGGCCACGAACCGCCTCGACGCGGCGCTGGACGACTTCACGGCCGTGGGCCGCACGACCCAGCGCTGGGGCCTCGACCAGCCGGTGTGGGTGCCGTGGCGCAGCGACCTGGCTGAGGCGCTGCTCGGGACCGGCGAGTGCAAGGAGGCCGAGCGGCTGCTCCTGGAACAGATCTCCCGCCTCGACGACGCCAACCCCCGGATCCACGGCATCTCCCTGCGGCTGCTCGCCGAGGCGTCCGCGCCGGGGGAGCGGCTGGGTCTGCTCACCCGGGCCGTGGCCCAGCTGCGGCAGTCCGGGGACCGCCTGGAGCTGGCGCGGGCCCTGTGCGACCTGGGGGAGACCCACAAGCGGCTCGGGGACCTGGGGCAGGCCGCGATGGCGTCCCGGCGGGCCTGGGAGCTGGCCAGGGAGTGCGGTGCCGAGCCCTTGTGCGCGCGGATCCGCCTCGAACACGGAGAGGCCGGCTGGGGCACCGGCCCGGAGAAGACCCTGGTGGACACCCGCGAGGCCAAGCTGAGCGACTCGGAGAAGCGAGTGGCGGCCCTGGCCGCCTGTGGCTACACCAACCGCGACATCTCCTCGCAGCTGTACATCACCGTCAGCACCGTCGAGCAGCACTTGACCCGGGTCTACCGCAAGTTGAAGATAGGTGGCCGCCAACAGCTGCCGATCGACCTGCAGTTCGACCTGTCGGAGACCGCGTGA
- a CDS encoding 3-oxoacyl-ACP synthase III family protein, protein MGAPTEHRAVGILGTGSYLPAEAVPNHLVAERAGVTADWIEAKTGIRSRRYAAEDEATSDLAAEAALEALDAAGVAPGRLGWIVVATSTPDHPQPATACLVQERIGAVNAAAFDVNAVCSGFVFALVVAARLLQSPGAASGSHALVIGADLYSRIIDRSDRRTAVLFGDGAGAVVLGPVGPDRGLVGAHAASHGALHDLIKVPAGGSREPASQQTVAEGRHSFRMSGRSVTEYVMAELPAAVRATLAENGVDGASVDHFVPHQANGVMLDRVLPGLGLPRARVHLTVAEHGNTSAASIPLALDSARRQGAFADGDLLLLAGFGGGMSLGTALVRWQGIE, encoded by the coding sequence ATGGGAGCCCCGACCGAGCACCGGGCCGTCGGCATCCTGGGCACCGGGTCGTACCTGCCCGCCGAGGCCGTCCCGAACCACCTCGTGGCCGAGCGGGCCGGCGTCACCGCCGACTGGATCGAGGCCAAGACCGGCATCCGCAGCCGCCGTTACGCCGCCGAGGACGAGGCCACCTCCGACCTCGCCGCCGAGGCGGCGCTCGAGGCGCTCGACGCCGCGGGCGTCGCCCCCGGCCGACTCGGCTGGATCGTGGTGGCGACGTCCACCCCCGACCATCCACAGCCTGCCACGGCCTGCCTGGTGCAGGAGCGCATCGGCGCGGTGAACGCGGCGGCCTTCGACGTCAACGCCGTGTGCAGCGGCTTCGTGTTCGCCCTCGTGGTGGCCGCGCGGCTGCTGCAGTCGCCGGGGGCCGCGTCCGGGAGCCACGCCCTGGTGATCGGCGCGGACCTCTACTCGCGCATCATCGACCGCTCGGACCGGCGTACCGCTGTGCTGTTCGGCGACGGCGCGGGCGCGGTCGTGCTGGGCCCGGTGGGTCCGGACCGCGGCCTGGTGGGCGCGCACGCGGCCAGCCACGGCGCGTTGCACGACCTCATCAAGGTGCCGGCCGGCGGCAGCCGGGAGCCCGCGTCGCAGCAGACGGTGGCCGAGGGCAGGCACTCCTTCCGCATGAGCGGCCGGTCGGTCACGGAGTACGTGATGGCCGAGCTTCCCGCGGCCGTCCGGGCCACGCTCGCCGAGAACGGCGTGGACGGCGCGAGCGTGGACCACTTCGTGCCGCACCAGGCCAACGGCGTGATGCTGGACAGGGTCCTGCCCGGCCTCGGGCTGCCGCGGGCGCGCGTGCACCTCACGGTCGCCGAGCACGGCAACACCAGTGCCGCGTCCATACCGCTGGCGCTGGACTCGGCGCGCAGGCAGGGGGCGTTCGCCGACGGGGACCTGTTGCTGCTGGCCGGGTTCGGTGGCGGGATGTCGCTGGGCACGGCACTGGTCAGGTGGCAGGGGATCGAGTAG
- a CDS encoding sensor histidine kinase, producing MRPRRRLPPLPHLHTLRARLTAGLVVLLAVSCAAVGVAAVVELNGFLTGRLDQQLREAGVRFPASLEHGGTLPSDHDGDEGPDGDTRRQAVGTFGARLVGDTVTNAAVVPSGSRTGTVTVSLGARDRWQLAQVPADGKGHTTDLSSLGDYRMMATRGRDGDVLITGLPMESVEATVHRLELVAAIVFGAALAVTGVAGALWVRWSLRPLSSVAATATRVSELPLSSGEVALPPRAPESDPRSEVGRVASAFNTMLGHVEDALTKRHASEERLRSFAADASHELRTPVASIRGHAELALLHPDPVPQKVVRALERIEAEADRMGEVVDDLLLLARLDAGRPLERRPVDLTRLVLDAVTDVQAAGPGHRWTLELPEEPVTVPGDAHRLHQVLANLLANARLHTPVGSTVTISLRTDADVAALKVHDDGPGVAEDIRPKVFERFTHGDRRRTEGAGTGTGLGLSIVAAVAEAHGGSVVLESDPGSTTFTVRLPTGEE from the coding sequence GTGAGGCCACGTCGCCGGCTGCCCCCTCTGCCGCACCTGCACACGCTGCGGGCGCGGCTCACCGCCGGCCTGGTCGTGCTGCTCGCGGTCAGCTGCGCGGCCGTCGGGGTGGCGGCGGTGGTGGAGCTGAACGGCTTTCTCACCGGCCGTCTCGACCAGCAGCTGCGGGAGGCGGGGGTGCGCTTCCCGGCGAGCCTGGAGCACGGCGGGACGCTGCCGTCCGACCACGACGGAGACGAGGGCCCCGACGGTGACACCCGCCGCCAGGCCGTCGGAACCTTCGGCGCCCGGCTGGTCGGCGACACGGTCACCAACGCCGCGGTGGTGCCGTCCGGCAGCCGTACGGGCACGGTGACCGTATCGCTCGGCGCCCGGGACAGATGGCAGCTCGCACAAGTACCGGCCGACGGCAAGGGACACACAACGGACCTCTCCTCGCTGGGCGACTACCGCATGATGGCGACCCGCGGCAGGGACGGCGACGTCCTGATCACCGGGCTGCCCATGGAGTCCGTGGAGGCCACCGTCCACCGGCTGGAACTGGTCGCCGCCATCGTCTTCGGCGCGGCGCTTGCCGTCACCGGCGTCGCGGGAGCGCTGTGGGTGCGGTGGTCGCTGCGCCCGCTCAGCAGCGTGGCCGCGACCGCCACCCGGGTCAGTGAACTACCGCTCTCCAGTGGCGAGGTGGCCCTTCCGCCGCGCGCGCCCGAGAGCGACCCGCGCAGCGAGGTGGGACGCGTCGCCAGCGCCTTCAACACGATGCTCGGCCACGTCGAGGACGCGCTGACCAAACGGCACGCGAGCGAGGAACGGCTGCGCAGTTTCGCCGCCGACGCCAGCCACGAACTGCGCACACCCGTGGCGTCGATCCGCGGTCACGCGGAACTGGCCCTGCTGCACCCGGACCCGGTGCCGCAGAAGGTCGTACGGGCCCTGGAGCGCATCGAGGCCGAGGCCGACCGGATGGGTGAGGTGGTCGACGACCTGCTGCTCCTCGCCCGCCTCGACGCCGGCCGCCCGCTGGAACGCCGCCCCGTCGACCTCACCCGTCTCGTCTTGGACGCCGTGACGGACGTGCAGGCCGCGGGCCCCGGACACCGCTGGACGCTGGAACTGCCCGAGGAGCCCGTGACGGTGCCGGGCGACGCCCACCGGCTGCACCAGGTACTGGCCAACCTCCTCGCCAACGCCCGTCTGCACACGCCCGTCGGGAGCACGGTGACCATCTCCCTGCGGACCGATGCCGATGTGGCGGCACTGAAGGTCCACGACGACGGACCGGGCGTTGCCGAGGACATTCGGCCCAAGGTCTTCGAACGCTTCACCCACGGGGACCGGCGCCGCACCGAGGGCGCGGGCACCGGAACCGGTCTCGGCCTGTCCATCGTGGCGGCGGTGGCGGAGGCCCACGGCGGAAGCGTCGTACTCGAAAGCGACCCCGGATCGACCACGTTCACCGTCCGGCTCCCCACCGGGGAAGAATGA
- a CDS encoding response regulator transcription factor — translation MNTHRPRGSTRPALTRTDGAPLRVLVVDDDPDLAEVLSGALRYEGWEVRSAGDGVSAVAAARELLPDAVVLDVMLPDTDGFAVLRSLHAVRPDVCVLFLTARDAVEDRIAGITAGGDDYVTKPFSLEEVVARLRGLLRRAGMARQTEDGPRLTVGDLVMDEEAREVTRGGELIELSPTEFELLHLLMRNPRRVLSKAQILDRVWSYDFGGQAHVVELYISYLRKKVDAGRPPMIHTVRGVGYVLKPVTR, via the coding sequence ATGAACACCCACCGCCCCCGTGGCTCCACCCGCCCCGCTCTGACCCGGACCGACGGCGCCCCGCTCCGGGTCCTCGTCGTCGACGACGACCCCGACCTCGCGGAGGTCCTCTCCGGCGCCCTGCGGTACGAGGGCTGGGAGGTCCGCTCGGCGGGCGACGGTGTCTCGGCCGTCGCCGCGGCACGCGAACTGCTGCCCGACGCCGTCGTCCTCGACGTGATGCTCCCGGACACCGACGGCTTCGCCGTGCTGCGCTCGCTGCACGCCGTGCGGCCCGATGTGTGTGTGCTGTTCCTGACCGCACGGGACGCCGTCGAGGACCGCATCGCGGGCATCACCGCGGGCGGCGACGACTACGTGACGAAGCCGTTCAGCCTGGAGGAGGTCGTCGCCCGCCTGCGCGGTCTGCTGCGCCGCGCAGGCATGGCCCGCCAGACGGAGGACGGTCCGCGGCTGACCGTCGGCGATCTCGTCATGGACGAGGAGGCTCGCGAGGTCACCCGCGGCGGCGAACTGATCGAGCTGTCCCCGACGGAGTTCGAGCTCCTGCACCTGCTGATGCGCAATCCGCGACGCGTCCTGAGCAAGGCGCAGATCCTCGACCGCGTGTGGTCCTACGACTTCGGCGGGCAGGCCCATGTCGTCGAGCTGTACATCTCCTACCTGCGCAAGAAGGTGGATGCCGGCCGCCCACCCATGATCCACACGGTGCGGGGCGTCGGATATGTGCTCAAGCCGGTGACCCGGTGA
- a CDS encoding 3-hydroxyacyl-CoA dehydrogenase family protein, with amino-acid sequence MAQTFTRTAVIGVGAVGATLVDLLARAGLPVTAVEADERALADGRRRVTGRTADGTEPAGVRWTTRVADAAGADLVIEAVPERLDVKTAVLAEAVGVCGPDTVFATTTSGHSVTEIASLCGTMTRTVGLPLFPAVPTTAVEVVSTPLTERAVREAMVELARRLGHTPVQVADRPGFIGGALAMTYLNSAVTMYEQRYASREDIDTAMTLGCGLPLGPLAQLDVMGLDVARDTLELLYERTGDRAYAPAPLLSHYVAAGLLGRKAGRGFYDYGPGGVSPASAVGGPLSGRSGLPARPVRTVGVVGSGTMGAGIAEVSARAGHPTVLVARSDAKAKGAVLTVERSLERAVGRGKVTRQEADATLGRLVAVSQLEALDECDLVVEAVVEDLAVKRELFAELGRACRPDAVLASSTSGLPIIECATATGRPENVVGMHFFNPAPVMRLVEVVRTALTSDETAGTAHAAAAAMGKRPVGCADRAGFIVNALLFPYLNRAIGLVEEQAITPDDVDDVMTGGHGYPMGPLKLLDVVGLDVSLQIQRTLHDTFLDPSLAPARYLEHLVRAGHLGSKSGQGFRVHASR; translated from the coding sequence ATGGCTCAGACGTTCACGCGGACAGCGGTGATAGGGGTGGGCGCGGTCGGCGCCACGCTCGTGGACCTGCTGGCCCGGGCGGGGCTGCCGGTCACCGCCGTGGAGGCGGACGAACGGGCGCTCGCGGACGGGAGGCGGCGGGTGACGGGTCGTACCGCCGACGGAACCGAGCCCGCGGGCGTGCGCTGGACCACCCGGGTGGCGGACGCCGCCGGGGCGGACCTGGTGATCGAGGCGGTGCCGGAACGGCTGGACGTCAAGACCGCCGTGCTCGCGGAGGCGGTCGGGGTGTGCGGGCCGGACACCGTGTTCGCCACCACCACGAGCGGCCACTCGGTCACCGAGATCGCGTCGCTGTGCGGCACGATGACCCGCACGGTCGGCCTGCCCCTGTTTCCCGCGGTGCCCACCACGGCGGTGGAGGTGGTGAGCACTCCGCTGACCGAACGGGCCGTCCGGGAGGCGATGGTGGAGCTGGCGCGGCGCCTGGGCCACACCCCCGTCCAGGTCGCGGACCGCCCGGGCTTCATCGGCGGCGCGCTGGCGATGACGTACCTGAACAGCGCGGTCACGATGTACGAGCAGCGCTACGCCTCCCGGGAGGACATCGACACGGCGATGACGCTGGGCTGCGGGCTGCCGCTCGGACCGCTGGCACAGCTCGACGTGATGGGCCTCGACGTGGCCCGGGACACCCTGGAGCTGCTGTACGAGCGGACCGGCGACCGGGCCTACGCGCCGGCCCCGCTGCTGTCGCACTACGTCGCGGCCGGGCTGCTCGGACGGAAGGCGGGGCGCGGCTTCTACGACTACGGGCCCGGCGGCGTGTCCCCCGCGTCCGCGGTCGGCGGCCCCCTCTCCGGCCGCAGCGGCCTGCCCGCGCGCCCGGTGCGCACGGTGGGTGTGGTGGGGTCCGGGACGATGGGCGCGGGCATCGCCGAGGTGTCCGCCAGGGCCGGCCACCCCACGGTGCTCGTCGCACGCAGCGACGCCAAGGCCAAGGGGGCGGTACTGACGGTCGAGCGGTCCCTGGAACGGGCGGTGGGCCGGGGGAAGGTGACCCGGCAGGAGGCGGACGCCACCCTGGGCAGGCTGGTGGCCGTCTCCCAGCTGGAGGCGCTGGACGAGTGCGACCTGGTGGTCGAGGCGGTGGTGGAGGACCTGGCGGTCAAGCGGGAGCTGTTCGCGGAGCTGGGCCGGGCCTGCCGGCCGGACGCGGTGCTGGCCTCGTCGACGTCCGGGCTGCCGATCATCGAGTGCGCCACGGCCACCGGCCGCCCGGAGAACGTGGTCGGCATGCACTTCTTCAACCCGGCCCCGGTGATGCGGCTGGTGGAGGTGGTGCGCACGGCGCTCACCTCCGACGAGACGGCCGGCACCGCGCACGCCGCGGCCGCGGCGATGGGCAAGCGGCCCGTGGGCTGCGCGGACCGGGCCGGGTTCATCGTCAACGCCCTGCTGTTCCCCTACCTGAACCGGGCCATCGGGCTCGTGGAGGAGCAGGCCATCACCCCGGACGACGTGGACGACGTGATGACGGGCGGCCACGGCTATCCGATGGGCCCGCTGAAACTGCTGGACGTGGTCGGACTGGACGTGTCGCTGCAGATCCAGCGGACGCTGCACGACACGTTCCTCGATCCGTCGCTCGCGCCCGCCCGCTACCTGGAGCACCTGGTGCGGGCGGGCCACCTGGGGAGCAAGTCAGGGCAGGGGTTCCGGGTCCACGCGAGCCGCTGA